ATAGCCTGCTCAATTTTATCACGCCTGAGCAGCGCTACAGCCAGTCCGTGGTGAGCGGCTGCATTGTCGGGATCGAGAGCAAGTGCGCGGATAAAAGCTCTTTCTGCATCGCGCCAATTACGTACGGCAAGGTAAGACTGCCCGATGAGTTGCTGCAAACCGGGGGTCTGTGCCTGACTGAGTTCAGCCCGTTGCAATACGGTGAGGGCTTTGTGCGGCCGACCTTCGGCAAACAGCAGGTTACCTTCCAGAAAATCAAGCGTTGCCAGAGCATGTTCGTGATTCTTAATTCCTTTGCGCAACTCATCAATAATTCGTCGTGCATCATTGCTGCGTGACAGCTTCAGATAGCAGTTCACGAGGCGCAGCGCATAGCGCGGAATATAAGGCGCAACACTGTAAAGTTCTTCAAGAATCGGTAGCGCCAGTTGCGGACGCTGCGTGGTGAGGTAAACCCGGGCTAAGTAGAACTGGCTTTCGAGACGAACAGCTTCGTTTGTTTTAGCAGCATCTTCGCCGGGCGCTTCAATGTAGCCCAACTCGGCAAGTTGTTTCAGTGCTTCCTGCGCCGCCCAGGGATCTTCGCGGAATTCGCCCGGATGCTGGCCGGTGTTGCCTTCAACAGTTTCCCAGGTAGGAATACGGGCCGGAATCTCGGGCGATTCGAATGCCTGTGTAAGCACACGGCCGGCCATATCATCGCCGGCAGGCAAACCAAACAGGGTAAGCACGGTGGGTGCAATATCAAGCAGAGTTGCTCCGTAAATGCGGTCGTCTTTGCGTATGCCCGGGCCGCTGATGCAAAGCACGCCGTAGGGCGCGTGCTCGTGTGCCGGAGCAGCCGGATCTTTGGGCAACTCACGCGGACGAAGATGATCAGAATGAAAGCCGTGATCGGAAAGCAGTACAAACACAGTGTCTTCACCGGCAAGCTCCATTAACCGATCCAGCATCATATCATGGAAACGGTAAATGCTGTTCATCACACCTTTATACAGCTCAAATTCTGTGCTGTCGGTTTCGGGAAGCTGCGGCGGATGATATTTCATGAAAAGATGACTGAACTGGTCAATCTCATTCATATACAGCGCCAGAAATTCCCATTCCTGATTTTCGAGAATCCAGGTTGCCGCTGCGTGATACGATGAACTTTGTGCAAGCAGCACAGCAATGGAAGCCAGCTTCGTGTCTTTTTCCTGATCCACCTTTTGAAGCTCGGGCACAAAAGGCAGAAGATGCGCCCAGCTTAATTCAGAAGGATGCACACGGCATTGTGCAATTGCTTCAGCTACTTCGGGCGGATGTACGGTGTTTTCGGTCA
The window above is part of the Bacteroidota bacterium genome. Proteins encoded here:
- a CDS encoding alkaline phosphatase family protein, which encodes MSRKAKRVILLGWDAADWKIINPLLDAGQLPALQKLIENGVIGNIATLDPPLSPMLWTSIATGMTADKHGILGFVEPDPNTGNIRPSTVTSRKVKALWNILQQNGIKSHTVGWWPSHPAEPLDGVTVSNNFARPNGKSLADWPLTENTVHPPEVAEAIAQCRVHPSELSWAHLLPFVPELQKVDQEKDTKLASIAVLLAQSSSYHAAATWILENQEWEFLALYMNEIDQFSHLFMKYHPPQLPETDSTEFELYKGVMNSIYRFHDMMLDRLMELAGEDTVFVLLSDHGFHSDHLRPRELPKDPAAPAHEHAPYGVLCISGPGIRKDDRIYGATLLDIAPTVLTLFGLPAGDDMAGRVLTQAFESPEIPARIPTWETVEGNTGQHPGEFREDPWAAQEALKQLAELGYIEAPGEDAAKTNEAVRLESQFYLARVYLTTQRPQLALPILEELYSVAPYIPRYALRLVNCYLKLSRSNDARRIIDELRKGIKNHEHALATLDFLEGNLLFAEGRPHKALTVLQRAELSQAQTPGLQQLIGQSYLAVRNWRDAERAFIRALALDPDNAAAHHGLAVALLRRDKIEQAIDEALNAVGLLHHFPAAHYNLGEALMKAGIYERAVEAFSLTVHLQPGNSRAHQWLVQLYENHLSNPDKAEYHRNFIRDHISRTIYIVSGLPRSGTSMLMQMLRAGGFETVTDDKRLSDEHNPQGYLEDDRVKRLHLDNTWLKDADGKVLKVVAPLLQFLPQGFSYKIIYMHRDLGEILQSQLKMLGRGGEGKNFPAGLADGVSKQAEKAQSWMKAQPNVATLELHYRHIVEDPMDAAYRIASFIGQPLDTEAMAAAVNADLYRNKAGK